The genomic DNA GGCACGGTCGCTGCCCACCCGGCTCTCCAGCCACGGCACCCGCGCCATCAGGGCGACCAGCAGGGCACACATGTATCCGCACAGGAGCCCCGTGATGCGCCCGGCACCGGTGAGCCAGCCGGCCGCGCCGACGACCGAGCCCGTGTCCCTCCACCACAGCGCGAGTACGGCGATGCCTCCGGCCCACGCGGCCGCCTGGAGCGCCGCGGCCGGTGACGCCCGCCACGGCGTGGCGGGGGCGCGGTGCCGCGCCGGGGGCGGTCGGTCGGTCACGGTAGCCATGGACGTCTCCTCGGGCAGGGGCTGTCCACTGTGGCGCCGCGACCTCTGAGCCGGCTCTGAGCCGCACCCCGGCCGCGACGGTACGCGGGGCGCAGACGACGTTCAGAGGAAATCCAGAGGGTTACGGGGGATGCTGGGACGGCCATGACCACACCCAGCGCAGTCCTGACCCGTGCCGACGGCACCCCCGTGCGCGTCCTCGTCGTCGACGACGAACCCGATCTCGCCGAGGTCGTTACCGGGGCCCTGCGCTACGAGGGCTGGGATGTCCGCGCGGCGGCCTCGGCGGATGCCGCCGTCCGCGAAGCCCGCGCCTTCCGGCCCGACGCCGTCGTCCTGGACATCATGCTGCCGGACCGCGACGGGCTGTCGGTCCTGCGCGACCTGCGCGCCGAGCAGCCGCACGTGTGCGTGCTGTTCCTCACGGCGCGGGATGCCGTCGAGGACCGCATCACCGGGATCACGGCGGGCGGCGACGACTACGTGACCAAGGCGTTCAGCCTCGGGGAGCTCGTCGCGCGACTGCGCGGCCTGCTGCGCCGCGCCGGGATGACGCGCGAGCGGGCGACCGACTCCCTGCTCGTGGT from Streptomyces sp. CB09001 includes the following:
- a CDS encoding response regulator transcription factor translates to MTTPSAVLTRADGTPVRVLVVDDEPDLAEVVTGALRYEGWDVRAAASADAAVREARAFRPDAVVLDIMLPDRDGLSVLRDLRAEQPHVCVLFLTARDAVEDRITGITAGGDDYVTKAFSLGELVARLRGLLRRAGMTRERATDSLLVVGDLELDEDAHEVTRGGDLIDLSPTEFQLLRCLMRHARQVLSKTQLLDLVWSYDFGGGAHVVELYISYLRKKIDSGRTPMIHTVRGAGYVLKPAPQ